GGCAAACCCCAAAGTCCAGCCCGTTTGGGATTCGGTTGTAGAGGAGATCGCTGGAGATGGTCTGGTCGAGAAGGTCGTCCTCAAGAACGTCAAGACCGGAGAGCTCTCCGATCTTCCTGTCTCCGGCGTATTCATGTTCGTCGGCAACACCCCTAACGCCGAGCTGGTGAAGGATCTTGTGGAGACCGAAAAAGGCGGTTGGGTGAAGACAAACGAGAAGATGGCTACCTCCATGAAGGGCCTCTTCGCCGCAGGTGACCTCAGGGATAAATCCCTTCGTCAGGTGGTAACCGCCGCATCCGACGGTGCTATCGCTGCTATGTCGGCCTACGAGTATATTGCGGAGCACTTCTAGAGGTACTATACTTACAGGGCAGGGGCGAGGTGTTCGGCACCTTGCCCCTTTTTTATAGACCGAAAAAGGAGGGAGCCCGATGATCGTTACGGTTACACTAAATCCGGCTGTGGACGAAGGCTACGTTGTCGAGGATTTTTCCCCTGGCGGATGGTTCAGGGCCAGGTCTTCCCAGAAATCTCCAGGAGGGAAGGGTATTAACGTCTCTTTGCTACTGGATCAGCTGGGGCACGAATCTGCGGCTATGGGTTTTCTCGCAGGTTTCAGCGGGGATTATATAAGAGATGCCCTGAGACGGAGGAGGATAACGACGAACTTCGTCCACGTTCCTGGGGATACCCGATCCAACGTCTACGTATTGGACAGGCTTGGAAAGGTTGAGACCGGTATCTCAGAGACCGGGCCTTTCATCCCTCCCGATGCCCTTAGCCGCTTTATGGCCAACTACCGTCGTATGCTGTCCAGGGCCTCTACCGTAGTTCTCGGAGGGTCTATCCCTCCAGGTGTCCCTCAGGATATATACAGGGACCTTATCTCCATGGCGAAGGAGTTAGGGATAACCACCTTTGTCGACGCCGCAGGACCTGCTTTTATGGCGGCTATAGATGCCGGTCCCTCTTTCGCTAAGGTCGATCGCCGCTTTATGTCAAAGTTGGCGGGGAAGTCCCTCTTTTCCCTGGATAACCTGATAGAGGCGGTGACCGACGTCCACGTTCACGGCGCAGGATGGGCTGTATCCTCCTACCACATATATGGGGATCTGTTTTTTACACCGGAGGGCATATATCTGGCCACTATGGCCGATCGTAGGGACGTTGTCTCCATGTTCAGTGCGGGGGACGCCCTGGTGGCTGGCCTTGTGGTGGCCAACGAGGAAGGTATGGAAGTGGAGGAAGCTATAAGGTTCAGCATGGCCTGCGCTATGGAGGACGCCGCTCATCTGGAAAAAGGGGTCGGGAGCAGAGAGGACGTTCTGAGCTATATGGACAAGGTAGACTTAGAAAAAATTCGCTAAGAGATAAGCTAGAATCGTCCGAAACAAAGGACGAAAGGTGGGGATGTTCATGGAACAGAAAAATCAGGACGCACAGCTTGCCTATCAGATTACGAGGATAAGAACCGCTTCAAGGGAGCAGCTTTTGTTAATAACCTACGATATAGCCATAAGGTTTTGTCTCACTGCGGAGAACTCCTTAGGTAAGTCCGACCTGGAGGAGACCCATGTTTCCCTTATCAAGGCCCAAAACGCCGTCAGAGAGCTGTCGGTCTCCCTTAACCCTGAGATAGGCGGCGAGGTGGTCGAGAACCTTAAAGGACTGTACGATTTTATGCACCGAAGCCTGGTAGAGGCCAACGTGGAGAAAAAGCCGGAAAAGATAGCTATGGTTAGATCTATGCTGGAAGAGCTGAGAGACACCTGGAAAGAGGCAGGTGAAAAGCTCCGAAAGGAAGCTCTAGCTGAGTCGGACCCTGAGCCCGTCGCCGCAGGGGGAGGGATAAGCTTTGCGGGATAAGGTCAGGTTAAAGGTCTCTGAACTTCTTTCATCGGAGCTGGAGCTTTATCGAGAGCTCGAAGCCCAGGTAGATCTGGAGATCAAGGCTATCGATGCCGACGATATGGATCTGTTGTTGAAGATACTCCAGGATAAGCAATCGATAATATCCCGACAGGAAATGCTCATGGAAAAGTGGGCTGACGTATCCAGAGATCTCGGTGTCTCTCAGGGCAGAGAGGAGCCGGTGTTCTGGAGGGCTCTGGCGTCTATGGTAGGGGATGAGGGGTACGAGGACCTCAAGGAAAAGGTCAGACTTCTTCAGAATATCGTGAGCTCCACCTTGAAGTCGGAGGAACTGGCCCAGAGCAATATGGGAGCCAAGGTCTCGGAACTGCGAAAGAGAATGTCCCGTGTAGCGGACGGTAAAAAGGCGGTCAGAGGCTATATGGGCAGTATCTAGTCCTTCTTGGCTTTGGTTCAGGAGGGTGAGGGTCTATGATTATTATGAGATTCAAAAAAATGGCTGAAACAGCCATTTTTTTGTTATTTGTGCTCTTTTGTTCTCCCTCCTGGGGGGACGAACTATCCAGGGAGATTGCCCTAGGAAATAAGGTGGCCTCTCAGATAGAATCAAACTGGTCCATTGTCTCCGATCCCGTGAAGGTGGCCAGGGTCGAGATGGTATTTAACCGTCTGCTGCCTTACGTCTCCCGGTCTCTCCCTTACGAGGTCAAGATAGTGGATCTGGAGATGATAAACGCTTTCTGTATCCCCGGAGGGAGAATATACGTCACCACCGGCCTTTTGGATTTCGTCAGGAGCGACGGAGAGCTGGCGGCTATTTTAGGCCACGAGCTTGCCCACGCCGATAAAAACCACGTGATGATCCAGGCGGAGAGGTCAAAGAGGCTATCGCTCGCCACTTTAGCCATCATTATAGCCTCCCAGGGGCAGGCGGCAGCGGCGATGATGGCGGGAATAGCTCAGATCGCCGTAACCAACGGATACAGCAGAGATCTGGAGAGAGAGGCGGACCTCCTAGGGGTTAGCATGGTCTGGAAGGCGGGATATCCCCCGGCGGCCTCTTTGACGGTTATGGAAGGTCTCGCGGAGGATCAGATGAAAAGACCTTACACCGATCCAGGGATCTTCATGAGTCATCCCAGAATACAGGAGAGAATAGAATTTATAAGGCAGGTAATCAAGGACAACCGTTGGCCTCTGAGCAGAAAAAAAGCCCTTAAGTCGCTTATACCGTCGGTTGAGGAGGATAACGGAAGGTTTTATCTTAGTCTGGACAGGAATGTAATATGGACCTCCTCCGATCCTGAGTCGTCGGAGCTGTTTTACGGGATTTCCGAGGTGTTAGAGCGACATCTCGAGTTGGAGACTTCCCCCCACGATCTTGAAGTAGTGCAGGTAAGGGGATCGGAAACCCTGGTGCTTTCGGGACGTAAGGTGGCACAGGAACCTCTCCCCGATGGACTATCTCTGATGGTTTTGAGGGATAATATAGTGAAGGCCTTGACGGAGGCGAAGAGAAAAAACCCCGTCGCAGAGTATCTCAATTAAGCCCCATGTCTCTGTGACGCTAGAAAGGATCGGTAAAATGTATCTTTCCCTTTATCGTAGATATAGACCTCAGTCCTTCGGGGACGTTACGGGACAGGATAGAGCGGTGTCGGTCATAAGTCAGGCCGTTAAAAAGGGAAACGTAGGGCACGCCTATCTTTTTTCCGGTCCCCGAGGATGTGGGAAAACCACCGTCGCCAGGATATTCGCAAAGGCGGTAAACTGCGAGAATCCCTCGGGGGACGGGGAGCCATGCAATGTATGTAAATCCTGTGTGAGCATAACAGAAGGGAACTGTCTCGACGTTGTGGAGATAGACGGTGCCTCCAACAACCGTGTGGACGAGATCAGAGATTTAAAGAGCCACGTAGGGTTAGCCTCCTTCTCCTGTCCCTGGAAGGTATATATAGTGGACGAAGTCCATATGCTGTCTATTGGTGCCTTTAACGCCCTTCTCAAAACCCTGGAGGAGCCTCCAGAATCGGTTCTGTTCATACTCGCCACTACCGAACCCTTTAAGGTCCCTGTTACCATAAGATCTAGGTGTCAACATATCCCTTTTCACTCTATCGCCATGGAGGATATGGTCAAGAGGATAAGTCTTGTCGCTATCTCTGAGGGCCTCGAATGTCAGGATGAAGCGATCTGGGAGATCGCAAGACAGGCCGACGGTGGCCTCCGAGATGGCCTTTCCCTTCTGGAACAGGCTATGGCCCTCTCGGACGGAGAGCTTTCTCTCGCTTCGGTAGAGAAACTTACCGGAGGGGGAAGTCACGGAGAGCTATGTCGCTGGGTGAAAGGCTTTTCTCCAGAGATGGGCTCCGATTCTCTTGTTGGCTTAGACGATATGTTCTTGAGAGGGGCGTCGGTGGAGAGGGTCCTGTCCGGTCTTTATCGCATATTCAGAGATCTCTGGATAGTCTCCCGGTGGGGAGATAAAGGTCTCGGTGCCCTTAATCCCTCTCCTTGGGAGAAGGATTTTATAAAAGAGACCGTTTCCCGATGGGACGAGGGCTTTTTTCGGGATATGATGGACCTGTGTGGATCCCTTATACCTCAGTGCAGACGGGGGCTTAGAAAAGACGTGTTCTCCGGTATGATGGTCTCCGCTATGATCCCGTCCTCCCCCCATCGCAAGGTCTCCAAGGCGGACGTACCGAAGGTCGACGATAAAAACGATGTATATATCAAACCTGAGGTCCTTCCTGCTTCCGCTCCTGTTGCCGATCCTGAATGGGATCCCTCTAAAACTCCACCTTTATTTTCCCACTTTGGGGATATTCCTCACATAGTATCGGCCTTGGCGTTTTGTTCCATAAGCAGGGATAATTCCATATATAAGGTACATGTCCCCGACGGCAGGCCCTACAGTTTCGAGATGTTATCGGTAGATAGAACCGCCTATATGCTACAGTCCGCCTTGGCCGATGAGGGCTGGGAAGGGGCTCTATCCCTGGTATGGAAGGATCGGGTTCGGAACTTTCCCTCTCTGTCCTCCATAAATTCCCCCGATCTTCCCGTCTCGACCGGTGACGATCAAAATAGCGACGGAGATCCCTATGAGGAGGACTCGGAGGAAGAAGGACCTATTCAGGAGGAGAGAGGGATCCTGAGGGCCCTGAAGATGGTCAGATCCCAGGTCTCTGGAGAGGTGCTGTATTTCCGAAAGGACGAGGAAGCCGATAGGGAGGATGATGTAGAAGTTGAGTAACGAGAGAAATTTTGTACACCTTCATCTCCACACCGAGTATAGCCTGCTAGATGGTGCAATCCGGTGTAAGGAGGTCGCCCAGAGGGCGGCAAAATGGGGGATGCCGGCGGTCGGTATATCGGACCACGGGGTTATGTATGGAGTGGTCGAATTCTATCAGGCCTGCAAAGACGCAGGGGTCAAGCCTATAATAGGTTGCGAGCTTTACGTGGCTACCGGAGGGATTACCGAAAGAAGCAGGGAAAACACTATGAGCCACCTCCTGCTTATAGCGGAGACTAATCAAGGGTATCATAATTTAGTGAAACTTGTGTCTATAGCTAATACGGATGGTTTTTATTATAAACCCAGAGTGGATCACGCCCTTTTAGCTAAATACAGCGAGGGTATTATCGCCTGTTCCGCCTGTCTAGGGGGAGAGATACCTCAGCTTATTCTCCAAGGAGACAGGGAGAAAGCCCTTGAAAGGGCGGTTATGTACCGGGATATCTTTGGAAAGGATAATTTTTTTCTCGAGATACAGAATAACTCGATACCTCAACAGGCCATAGTAAACAAGACCCTTATAGAGATGGCGAGGGAAGAGGGATTTCCTCTGGTAGCCACAAACGATGCTCACTACATGGACGAGGAAGACTACGATTGGCACGAGATACTGCTGTGTGTCGGTACGAACGCCACTATGGATGATCCTAAGAGGCTGTCTTTTGAGACCAATGATTTTTACTTCCGTTCCGCCAAAGAGATGTGGGAGTTCTTTGGAGACGACGCCCCCGATGCCCTTGAGAATACCCTGAAAATAGCGGAAAGATGCGATGTGACCTTTGAGCTTGGAACCAGGGACTACCACCTTCCAAAGTTCGACATTCCAGAGGGAGAGACCCTTGAGACTGCCCTGGAGAAGGCCGCTTTCGCTGGGTTGGAGGAGAGGCTTAAAGGAGAGCCTATCCCCGAGGATTACGTTAAGAGGCTTGAGTACGAGATTTCGGTCATAAATCAGATGGGCTTCCCAGGGTACTTTCTCATTATCGCCGACGTCATCCAAGCCTGTAAGGATAGAGGTATCCCTATAGGACCGGGAAGAGGCTCCGCCGCAGGTTCTTTGGTTGCCTACTCTATGAAGATAACCGAGCTCGATCCTATCAAGTACGGTCTTATATTTGAGCGATTTTTGAACCCCGAGAGGGTCACTATGCCCGATATCGACACCGACGTCTCCGATAAAGGTCGAGAGGATCTTCTCAAATACGTGGTGGAGAAATACGGTGTGGAGAACGTCTCTCAGATAATCACCTTTGGAAGGATGAAGACTAAGGCCGCCATAAAAGACGTCGGCAGGGCCATGGGAATACCTTATGCGGAGGTCGATAAGGTCGCCAAACTGGTTCCTGACGGGGTAAAATCCATAGAGGACGCCATCTCCCTCACCCCGGAGCTTAAGGGAATAAGGGACAGCGATCACAAAATGAGAACCCTCCTTGAAAGTGCCTCCAAGATAGAGGGATTGGCTAGACATTGCTCCCAACACGCCGCAGGGGTGGTCATAACCCCTATGCCTCTTACAGACCTTGTTCCGGTGAGAAAGATAGGGGAAAATCAGGTGGTTACCCAGTTCTCCATGGATCCTGTAGAGAGACTTGGTCTGGTAAAGATGGACTTCCTCGGCCTTCAGACTCTGTCCATACTGGAGGAGGCCCTAGAAAACATCAAGGCAAACGGTAAAGAGGTCCCGGATATCAACGATCTCCCTATGAACGACGAGGCTACCTATAAAATGCTCCAAAACGGCGATACTTTAGGGGTTTTCCAGTTGGAATCTCCCGGTATGAGGCGACTTCTGAAGAAGATGCTTCCTGACTGTTTCGAGGACCTTATCGCCGTTCTGGCCCTGTACCGTCCTGGTCCCCTTGAGAGCGGTATGGTCGACCAGTACGTCGAATGCAAACACGGCAGATCAACCGCTCATTACTTTCACCCTGTACTGGAGGATGTCCTTAGGGAGACCTACGGTGTAATCCTTTATCAGGAACAGGTAATGAAGTGTGCCTCCTCCCTGGCGGGATATACCCTTGGAGGAGCCGACCTTCTCCGAAGGGCGATGGGCAAGAAAAAGGTCGAGGTAATGAACGAGCAGAGGGCTATTTTCCTGGAAGGCGCTGCCTCTCAGGGAGTGGATCGTTCTAAGGCCGACGAGATATTTGACATCATACAGAAGTTCGCTGGTTACGGCTTTAACAAATCTCACAGTGCTGCTTACGCTCTTATAAGCTACCAGACCGCCTATCTCAAGGCTCACTTCGATCGAGAGTTTATGGCTGCCTATCTCACCAGCCAGATAGGCGCTAAAAAGGACGTCATGGCGGCCTACGTGAGGGAGGTTCGAAAGGCGGGGATGCCGGTGTTACCGCCGGATATAAATCAATCCCGCTCGGCCTTCACCGCCGCAGGTCCGGTCATAAGATTCGGGCTTGAAGCGGTGGGAAAGGTAGGAGGAAACGCCGTAGAGGCGGTAGTCCGAGCCAGAAAGGAAGGCGGCCCTTTCTCCAGCCTTTGGGATTTTCTTGACAGGGTGGATATTCATTGTATAAACAAAGGTGTAATGGAAAACCTCATAAAGTCAGGTGCCTTTGACTCCATCAGTCCTAACAGAAAACAGCTGATGGAGTCCTTCCCCTCTATGATGGACTACTCTTTGAAGAAAAACTGCGACGGAGATCAATGCTCTCTCTTCGGGGAGGGAGAGGTCGGCATACCGGAGATGGTAGAGGTGGACGACTACGATCTTCAGGAGAAGCTGGAGATGGAGAAAGAATCTATCGGGATGTATATCTCAGGTCACCCTTTTGAACGTCATCAGTCCCAGGCGTCTCCCTACGTCAACTGCACTATTTCCGATCTCGAGCACTGGAGGAGCGATAGGGTTTTGCCCTGTTTCGCTGGCCTTCTGGTGGGAGTTTCGGAGAAGTACACCAAGCGAGGTGACCCTATGGGTATTTTGAGGTTCGAGGACTGTGACGGAGAGATAGAGGTGGTCTGTTTCCCTAAACCTAGAGAGGGAAAGCCCTGGCTTGACGTAAAGCCGTCTCTCCTATCGGGCAAGCCCTATATCGTCAGAGGTGCGGTACAGGACAGAGGCGGGGTCAACATACTGGCCAACGATATAGTCCCTCTTGACGGAGATCTCGAAAAAAAGCACCGATACGTGGAGATCTCCCTCAGAGAAGAGGCCTTTCATGGAGGGGTTTTTCGTGATTTTATGAGGGTGCTCAAGGGGCACCCTGGGAACAGCTCCGTTCTTCTCAAACTTGAAGGAGATCACGAAAGGGCGTTGGTAGCTCTGGAGGATGTCAAGGTAAAACCGGGGAAGGCACTCCAGGTGGGTCTGGAGGGATTGCTCTCTGATATGGTGTCTCTAAGGTGTTGAGACCTAACAGAAAGGATTGGTGTCAGATGAATCGCAGGAAGGTAAAGATAATATGTACCCTAGGGCCTGCAAGTTCCAATAGAGATATCTTAGGGGCCATGATGGGTGCCGGTATGACCGTAGCCAGGCTTAATTTCAGCCATGGGACCCACGAGGGACACCTCCAGACTTTGAACATGGTCAGAGAGCTATCGAATGTCTACGGTGGCCCGGTGCCGGTGATGCTGGATACTAAGGGGCCGGAGATACGAACAGGCCTTGTTGAAGGCGGATCGGTCGAGATGGTCCAGGGAGAGATCTTTGCTCTCCGTACGTCCGACGATGCACTAGGAGATAGCTCTGGGGTGTGGGTAACCTACCCTCTTTTAGGTAAAGAGGTAAAGCTAGGACAGGATATATATATCGATGACGGCACGATTCACCTGAAGATATACGCCATAGAGGAGGACAAAATTCTCTGTAAGGTAGTGGTAGGGGGGACTCTAGGCAACAGGAAGGGAATCAACGTGCCTGGGGCTAATTTCTCCTTTTCCGCTATGTCCGATAAGGATCGGGAGGATATCCTGTGGGGTGTCAAGAACGACGTGGATTTTGTGGCGGTGTCTTTCGTAAGGGACAGAAACGACGTTCTCGCCGTGAGAAAGGTCATAGAGGACGCCGGTGGAGAGATCAAGATTATAGCCAAAATTGAGACCCGTCAGGGAGTCGAAAATATACACGAGATAGCCGACATAGTGGATGGCATGATGATAGCGAGAGGGGATCTAGGGGTAGAGATTGCCACTGAAGAGGTCCCTCTGGTTCAAAAGCGTATCATCGATATATGCCGATCCCAGGGAAAGCCTGTCATAGTCGCTACCCAGATGCTCGACTCTATGATACGCAATCCCAGGCCAACCAGGGCGGAGGCCAGCGACGTCGCTAACGCCGTTTTGGACGGCGCCGACGTTCTCATGCTCTCCGGTGAGACCGCAGCGGGCAAGTATCCCGTCGAATCGGTGGAGACCATGAGCCGTATTATAGCTAAAGCGGAGGAACAGCTCAAAAGATGGCAGAGGCCTTTCGTCGTCCCATCGGTCCCCAAAAGCGTTCCCGATGCGGTCAGCATGGCCGCTGTGGAGATCGCCGCTAAAACCGAGGCAAAGGCCATCCTTTCCCTTACCAGAAGCGGGATAACCGCCAGAATGGTCAGTAAATATCGACCTGATTGCCCTGTTATAGCTACCACTCCATCGGAGAAGACCCAAAAGGAACTCTCCCTCAGTTGGGGCGTGATACCTATATTTAAAGGCAGTGAGGGATCGGAGGATCAGGCCATAGAGGGTGCGGTCGGTGAAGCTATGAAAAAAGGTCTCCTGTCCGAGGGCGATATGGTAGTCATAACCGCCGGAATGCCTCTAGACTTGCCTGGAACCACCAACATGGTACGGGTTCATACCATAGGCCGTATGGTTGTCAGAGGGCTAGGTGTTATCCCAAGGATAATGGCAGGAAAGGTTTTTTGTGCTACTACTCCGGAGGAGGCTCTATCTATGCCTGATGGAGCCATACTGGTTACTCCCTCTACCGACAGGGATTACCTTCCTGCCCTCAGAAGGGCGGGAGCGCTAGTAACCGAGGAGGGGGGGCTGACCTCTCCATCCGCTATATTTTCCCTGGAGTTAGGTCTTCCATGTATAGTAAACGCCGTTGGCTGTACTGGAATTATGAAGACCGGCTCGGTGGTCACCGTGGACAGCGGTAAGGGGTTTGTCTATGAGGGAACGGTCAACGTTGGAGGTTAGTCCCTACGTGGAATGGTCCAACTTTTTCGACGATAAAACTCCCTATAGGTGGGGAGCCGTCCTCGTGTCGTTGTTCGATATGCCTCAAGGGCCTAGAATAGCCTTTATTCTTCGCCCTGAATCGATGAAAATTCACGCTGGTCAGGTAGCTTTCCCAGGGGGCTCGGTGGACGTAGGTGACAGAACTCCCTGGGATACCGCCTGCCGAGAGGCCTATGAGGAGATAGGTGTGGTGGAGGACGACTTGGTGTATATGGGATATCTATCCCCAGAAGATGTCCTGGTAAGTCGCTTTAAGATCGTCCCCGTTCTCGCCAGAGGGGCTCGCCCTATGACGGAAAAGGACTTTAGCCCTAGCCCTCAGGAGGTATCCAGGCTTATATTTTGCGATCCTACAGGTATATCCTCCAATCCTTTAACCGTAGAGGGAGAATATAACGGGACGCGCTACGACTATCCTGTATATCCCTTAGATGAGGGGATCGATATATGGGGTGCTACGGCGAGAATACTCAGGAGATCTCTTGATTCAGGGATTCTGTCTTTTGATGGGCTAAAATCTTAGCGAGGGGGAAAAAGAGTGGCGGAGATATTGAAACACGTAAAATGGCAGGACATAGTGGATATTCTGGTAATTTCCTTTGTCGTGTATCGTCTTCTTATGCTTCTTTACGGAACCAGAGCAATGCAGCTCGTCAAAGGGCTATTGGTTATAGGCCTGCTCTCCGCCCTGGCCAGATTGCTCGAATTATCCACGATATCCTGGTTTATGGGTCAGATTCTTGGAATAATGGTTATAGCCGTCCCTATCGTCTTTCAGCCGGAGTTGAGAAAAGTCCTTGAAGAGCTTGGAAGGGGAAACATATGGAAAAGGCATAAGGTTCAGAGGCGGGCTGAATCCATCGCTGATGAGATATCCAAGGCCCTGATATACATGAAGAGCCAGAGGATAGGCGCTCTTTTGGTTTTACAGAGAGAGACGGGGCTAAAGGATTTCTGGAGGACAGCGGTCATACTGGACGCTGCTATCTCTCAGGAATTGCTTATCTCTCTTTTCTGGGTCAACAACCCTCTGCACGATGGGGCGGTAATACTGGATCAATCCAGAATAATAGCCGCCGGATGCTATCTGCCTCTGACGGAAAACAGCGAGCTTTCCAGATGGATAGGCACCAGACACAGGGCAGGGCTTGGGGTTACCGAGGTCTCCGATTCGATCTCTCTTATAGTGTCCGAGGAGCGGGGAGAGGTCTCTCTGGCTATAAATGGTCATCTTTCGAGAAACCTGAAAGACGACCAGGTCCATAAATTGCTGGTCCATTACTTCTCCGACGAGGATACCTCTCAACAGTCTTTCCTGGACACTTTGCGTGAAGAGATAAAGTCCCTAGGGGCCAAGGAGGTTTAATATGGCTTTATTCAATAAAGATGGAGACGTTTTCCTTGGTTCCAAGATATTGCTTCAGATTATTTCTCTGTTGATCGCTGTAGCCTTATGGTTTTTTGTCAACGGAGAGTCCGGTGGGGATACGGAGAAGGAGCTTTCCTGTCAGGTCAGTTTTCTGAATTTATCCTCCGAGTTAACCTTAAAATCAAACTTAGAGAAAATAGATATAGGGGTCTTAGGTACTAGAGATGTACTGGCTAGTCTGACTCCAAGGGATATCCTCTGTGAAGTCGACATAAGGGGCTTAGGTGCCGGTAAATATCGGTTGCCGGTAAAGGTCGTTCTTCCTGGGGTTATCAGGTTAAACTACGTGAAACCAGCGCATGTAGAGATATCTCTGCTTCGTTACGGGGAAAGGGTTTTGCCGGTACATATATCGATCCCTGGAGGATTGCCCTCAGGGTTGCTTATGGATAGCGTGGAGATTTCACCTGAGGAAATATCGATAAAAGGACCGGAGGATCAGCTTGCTACGGTGGAGGATGTCGTCGTACAGCCCACTATTGAAGAACTTCAAAAAGGTGAAAGGTTGATTTTACCGGTGAAGCTGATAAAATCGGACGGGACTTTTGCGTCTCTGTCGACGGAGCCCCAAACGGTGGAACTGACGGCGGTTCTCAGGAAGGGTTTACCGAGAAAAAGGGTTCCAATTCAGGTTCCCCTCTCCGGTAAGCCTGACTCTAACTATGAAGTAGCCTCCGTCGCTGTATCCCCTTCTTTTGTGGAAATAGAGGGATCGGAAAAAACTCTTAAACAGGTGGAGCAACTGGAAACCGAGACTATCGATCTGACCGATTTCAAACAGGGCAGATCTATGGTCGTGCCTTTAAGGACAAAGCTACCTGAAGGGGTTCAGCTTTTAGGGGAATCGTCGATCTCGGTGAACGTTACTCTTAAACCTAGGACTTCAACCAGGCTTTTCTCCAAGTTGAAGGTAGAAACTAGAGGTCGAAGCGTCTATCCTGGGTGGACCGTCTATCCTGAAACGGTGGATATCCAGGTAGAGGGACCGGCAGGTATTATGGAGGGCATCGATGGTGTAGAGGCTCCTATAGCGGTGTACGTGGACGTCACTAATATCGTATCCAGACAGCTGAGGGTCCCTGTCACCGTAAGGTCGGAGATAAAAGACCTTAAAGTTATAAAGGTTAACCCTGAAAAGGTTACAGTTAGGGCCAAAATTGAGTGATGAGGGAGGATGAAATATGAGTGATGTAGCGGGGAAAAAGCGCTGCCTCTTCGGCACCGATGGTGTTAGAGATATTGCCAATA
The uncultured Dethiosulfovibrio sp. genome window above contains:
- the pyk gene encoding pyruvate kinase, coding for MNRRKVKIICTLGPASSNRDILGAMMGAGMTVARLNFSHGTHEGHLQTLNMVRELSNVYGGPVPVMLDTKGPEIRTGLVEGGSVEMVQGEIFALRTSDDALGDSSGVWVTYPLLGKEVKLGQDIYIDDGTIHLKIYAIEEDKILCKVVVGGTLGNRKGINVPGANFSFSAMSDKDREDILWGVKNDVDFVAVSFVRDRNDVLAVRKVIEDAGGEIKIIAKIETRQGVENIHEIADIVDGMMIARGDLGVEIATEEVPLVQKRIIDICRSQGKPVIVATQMLDSMIRNPRPTRAEASDVANAVLDGADVLMLSGETAAGKYPVESVETMSRIIAKAEEQLKRWQRPFVVPSVPKSVPDAVSMAAVEIAAKTEAKAILSLTRSGITARMVSKYRPDCPVIATTPSEKTQKELSLSWGVIPIFKGSEGSEDQAIEGAVGEAMKKGLLSEGDMVVITAGMPLDLPGTTNMVRVHTIGRMVVRGLGVIPRIMAGKVFCATTPEEALSMPDGAILVTPSTDRDYLPALRRAGALVTEEGGLTSPSAIFSLELGLPCIVNAVGCTGIMKTGSVVTVDSGKGFVYEGTVNVGG
- a CDS encoding CoA pyrophosphatase, with amino-acid sequence MRERSTLEVSPYVEWSNFFDDKTPYRWGAVLVSLFDMPQGPRIAFILRPESMKIHAGQVAFPGGSVDVGDRTPWDTACREAYEEIGVVEDDLVYMGYLSPEDVLVSRFKIVPVLARGARPMTEKDFSPSPQEVSRLIFCDPTGISSNPLTVEGEYNGTRYDYPVYPLDEGIDIWGATARILRRSLDSGILSFDGLKS
- the cdaA gene encoding diadenylate cyclase CdaA codes for the protein MAEILKHVKWQDIVDILVISFVVYRLLMLLYGTRAMQLVKGLLVIGLLSALARLLELSTISWFMGQILGIMVIAVPIVFQPELRKVLEELGRGNIWKRHKVQRRAESIADEISKALIYMKSQRIGALLVLQRETGLKDFWRTAVILDAAISQELLISLFWVNNPLHDGAVILDQSRIIAAGCYLPLTENSELSRWIGTRHRAGLGVTEVSDSISLIVSEERGEVSLAINGHLSRNLKDDQVHKLLVHYFSDEDTSQQSFLDTLREEIKSLGAKEV
- a CDS encoding CdaR family protein; translation: MALFNKDGDVFLGSKILLQIISLLIAVALWFFVNGESGGDTEKELSCQVSFLNLSSELTLKSNLEKIDIGVLGTRDVLASLTPRDILCEVDIRGLGAGKYRLPVKVVLPGVIRLNYVKPAHVEISLLRYGERVLPVHISIPGGLPSGLLMDSVEISPEEISIKGPEDQLATVEDVVVQPTIEELQKGERLILPVKLIKSDGTFASLSTEPQTVELTAVLRKGLPRKRVPIQVPLSGKPDSNYEVASVAVSPSFVEIEGSEKTLKQVEQLETETIDLTDFKQGRSMVVPLRTKLPEGVQLLGESSISVNVTLKPRTSTRLFSKLKVETRGRSVYPGWTVYPETVDIQVEGPAGIMEGIDGVEAPIAVYVDVTNIVSRQLRVPVTVRSEIKDLKVIKVNPEKVTVRAKIE